GATCAGATGGCCTTCCGTCGCATAGGGCGGCGTCTCGGGCAGGGTAATGCCCGTCAGGTCATACAGATGATCGAGGCTCGTGCCTTGTAGCCACAGACGCAGATCGACGGCAGCCAGATGCGCGGGATCGGTGACGGTGCCGACCAGCGCGATGCGCAGATCACCCGCCTTCACATCGGCCTGCACCGGGAATGGACGGGATGTGTCCTGCAACGCAAGCACACCGCCGAGCTTGCCGCTGCCCGATATGGGCGAACGGTTGTAGGTGCCCTTCACCGTCCAGCCGATTCCGTATTGCGGTGAGTTCGTGCTCTGCGCGACGGCCGTTCCCGTTGCGCTCGCGGGCACGCCGGAGGCGGCCACTACGCTCGATGCGCCCACGCCGGCCGTCGTCGCGGGCGCAGACGCGCCCGACGCAACAGGCACGCCAGGCGCAACCGTGGATGCACCCGACGCCTCGGACGCGGCGGCCGCCTTCGCCTGCGCGGTCAGTTGCTTCGCGCCCTGCTTGCCGACGACTTCCGCCGACGACCTGCGCGACGCCTCTTCCTGTTGCTTCATCGCTTCGCCGATCGGAATCGGCTGGCCGAGCGTATCGACGACGGCCTGCATGTCGATCTTTTTCTGCTGGTCCGACAGCGCGATATTGCCTTTATTCAGCTGGATATCGTGCAGATCGAGCTTCCATTCCGACGGTCCCGCCGACGATTTCAGCTTGAACGTCCAGTTGTTGCGCCCGTCGAGGAGCCGTTCGAGATCGACGGATGGATTCACGACGTTGATTACCGGGATCACGATGTCGTGGGCGAGCAGCGGCAACACTTTCACCTGAAAGTCGATTTCATCGAGCGTCGCGAAGTGCTGCTGTTTAGTCCAGTCGGGATTGGCGATCGTGATGTTCTGCGCCGAGAAGCGCGGCCACGGCACCCACGAACGCCAGCCCGTCTCGCCGACGGGGTGGCGCCAACCCACCTTCAGATCGCCTTCGATCGCAAAAGGCCGGCCGATTGCTTCACTGACCTTGTCGTTCACATAGGGCCGCGCGCGGTTCCAGTCGAACGTCAGAATGAAAACCGCCAACGCAACTATGAGGATCACCAGCACCGCGAACAGCCACGCGAGGGCCTTGCCGATTGTCTTGCCGACGGATATGCCGGTCGAGTGCAGCACAGCCATGAGCGCTCCGAGAAAATACCTGCGTCATTTGTCTGCGCAGCACGTGCTGTGCCCGCGTGCGCGCTTCGTTATGATGATGCGCTGCGACAGATTCCAACATGCCATGTCCCACGACACGAATATAACGGACGCGCCCCTCGTCCACGCGCAAGACCTTGTGCGGCGCGACGCGACGCGCGGCCAGACGCTGCTGCATGCCACCAGCATCGCGATTCATGCGGGCGAGCGGATTGCGATCACCGGCCCGTCCGGGTCCGGCAAAAGCGTGTTCATGCGCGCGCTCGCGCTGCTCGATCCACTCGATAGCGGCGAGGTGCTGTGGCGCGGCAAGCGCATTGCACGGGCGACGATCCCGCGTTACCGGCGGCAGGTCGCCTACATTCGTCAGCGGCCCGCGTTGCTCGACGGCACCGTCGAAGACAATCTGCGTTATCCGTACACGCTGCGCGCGTATCGCGACGTCCGCTTCGACCGCGCGCGAGCGGCCGAGCTCGCGTCGCAGGCGGGACGTGCGAGCGATTTTCTCGACCGTTTCGCGAGCGAGCTGTCGGGCGGCGAAGCGCAGATCGCCGCGCTGATCCGCGTCCTGCAACTCGCACCGGACGTGTTGCTGCTCGACGAACCGACGGCATCACTCGATCCCGAATCGGCTCGTGCGATCGAAGGTCTGGTGCGCGCGTGGTTCGACGCCGCGCCGCAGGTGCGCGCATGGCTGTGGGTATCGCACGATCCGGCGCAAGCGGCACGCGTGAGCAACCGTCATTTGACGATGCGCGCCGGCGTGCTCGACGACGCGCAGCCCAATATGCCCGATACGTCCGATATGTCCGCGCACACCGGGGAGAAGCCGCGATGACCTTGCAGAACCTGAGCCTCTGGGACGTCGCGCTCGCGGCGCTGCTGATCGTGGTGAACGGCGCGGTATCCGTCCTGCTCAAGCTCGATCTCGAACGCAAGCTCGCGTGGGCAGCCGTGCGCACCGTCGTCCAGTTGCTTGCGATCGGCTATGTGCTTGCGTGGGTGTTCGCGTACGCCTGCTGGTACGTGGTGCTGCCATTGATGATCGCGATGACGCTGATCGCGGGCTTCGCGGGCGCGGGACGCGGCTCGCGCACGTATGCCGGGCAGCGCGTCGACAGCATCCTGTCGATCTGGGCGAGCGCGTGGCTCGTCGCGGCCGTTGGACTGTTTGCCGTGATCCGCATTCGACCGTGGTACGAGCCGCAATATGCGATTCCGATTCTCGGGATGATTCTCGGCAATACGCTGACGGGCGTGTCGCTGGGCATCGAACGGATGACGGAGGAACTGACGGCGCGCCGCGACCGCGTCGACATGGCGCTCGCGCTCGGCGCGACGCGCTGGGAAGCGGCGCAGGGACCGGCGCGCCAGGCGGTGCGCGCCGGCATGATTCCGACGCTCAACCAGATGGCCGTGGTCGGCGTCGTGAGTCTGCCGGGGATGATGACGGGCCAGGTGCTCGCCGGGCAATCGCCGCTGCAGGCGGTGCGCTATCAAATCGTAATCATGTTCCTGATCGCGGCATCGTCGGCGCTGGGGACGGTGGGCGCCGTGCTGCTTACGTATCGGCGGCTGTTTTCGCCGGAGCACCGGTTTCTGGCGTCGCGGCTCGTCGAGCGTCGCTCGAAACCCTGAAGTGCGGCGCCAGGCGCGCGCCGCAATCAATGCATGCACACCGCATGCAATTCAGTCGATGTGCATGGTTCGTATACGGACTCAGACGCGTCACCGTTTGGCCGACACGGCCACCTGTGAGCCGTCGCTGAGTGTCAGCGTCTTTGTGCTGCCGTTGGTCGGCATGGTGAAGCGCAGCACCTGACTGACGCTCGTGTAGTTCGGGCACTTGAGCGACTTGCCATTGTTCGACACGGCCTTCGTGCCCTTCGGCGTTTGCGCCTGGAAGCTCATCTGCACGGTCGCGGTGCCGTCTTTGGCGACGACGGGTGCGAAGCGGATCTGCGTCTGACGGATCATTGCGCCGTTCGTGTCGAGCGGTAGCGACGACAGGTCGGGGCAATCGCCATCGGCCGCGACGGGGCCGCCGGGCGGCACGGTTTTCCAGGTGAAATCGTCCGATTCGCCGGAACGGATGGTGCGCGTTTCCTGCGAGTTGCCGAATTGTTTCGACGTGACCTTGACCGTATAGCGGATGGGGCCGTCCGTGGCCGCCTGCGAGGTCACGGTGATGGGCGTGGCCGCGTGCGCGGGTGCGGGTAATGCGGCGAGCGCTAGCGTTGCGCATGCGATAGAAGCGACAACAGAAACGGCGGGAAGTTTGACGCTGATGCTCATACTGTCACCTCGTTGTTGTGCTGCTGCGCGGTGCCATGCAGGTGCCATGCAGGTGCGATAGCGCTGGCCGCGCGCGGCGGTTTTTTTGCATGTTGCACGGAAAGTCTAACGCCAAGTGGTTGGCGTGGAGTTGGGTTTGGGCTGGGATTAACCCGGGGTTGGGGTGGATTTTTTTTGCGCTGCGCGCCGTAGGTTGTGGCTGCGCATGCCTTGTCGGTGTGGTTTAGCTTTTGCGCTGGCATTTTTTGCGTTGGCGCCTGCGCGGCGCGGGCGGATTGGTTTTTGTGGGTTTTCGCTGGCATCCGCAGGGCGGTGTTTATTGCGCACGCGGTTTGGGTTATTTGCCTTTGCGCTGGCATCCGCGTTATGTCTTTGTGCTTCAAGCGTTGCCCCTGTGCGGGGCGGCACCTACTTTTCTTTGCCGCCGCAAAGAAAAGTAGGCAAAAGAAAGCGGCGAACACCGCCAACATTTCTTCTTGCCTGAGGGCCCCCAACCGGTCTTACGCCTCACACGGCAGCGCACTTGTTCGCGCGTGTTGCCAACGCGCTGAATGAGCGCCTCACCCGCTTCGAATACCCGTGCACGGGCCAGCGGCGGCGAATGGTTTGCGCCGCCCAGGTGGCAAACTGTGTGTAGGTTGTCGCGTCGTATAGCTTGGCGCTCTTACAGAGTGGAACGCGTGCGCTATCGGGTCCGAAGTGAGGCGTGTGGAGTACTACGGCCTACACACAGTTTGCCACCTGGGCGGCCGTGGAATGTCTGGCACGGCGTGCTGCAACGCGGGTGCGTGAAGCGGGTGAGGCGCTCATTCAGAGCGTTGGCAACGAACATGAGTCACGTGGTTGCCGTGTGAAGCGTAAGACCGGTTGGGGGCCCTCAGGCAAAAACTAGCACTGGCGGTGTTAGCCGCTTTCTTTTGCCTACTTTTCTTTGCGGCGGCAAAGAAAAGTAGGTGCCGCCCCACACAGGGGCAACGCTTGAAGCACGAAGGCAAAGCGCGAATGCCAGCGAAAAAAACCGCCCGCGCCGCGCAGGCGCCATCACCCCCGCGTCGCAGACAAAAAACCAAAAATCCAAAAAATCAAAACCCACTCAGCACGAGTTTCCCAATCGCCCGCCCCTCCTCCAGCATCTGATGCGCGCGCCGCAAATTCGCGGCATTGATCTTGCCAAGATCCTCACCAACCGTCGTCCGCAACGTCCCAGCATCGATCAACCGCGCAACCTCAGTCAGCAGCTTATGCTGCTCAATCATATCGGGCGTCCCAAACATCGACCGCGTGAACATGAACTCCCAATGAAACGCGGCGCTCTTCGCCTTCAGCAGCTCAACAGGAACAGGCCTCGCATTCTCGACAATCGTCGCAATCCCGCCCTGCGGCTTGATCACTGCAGCAGCAGCCGGAAAATGCCGATCAGTGTCGTTGAACATCAACACATAATCGACCTGCTCAAAACCGATCTGCTTCAACTGCGCAGGCATATCGCCAAAGTGATCAACGATATGATCCGCGCCCAGTTCCTTCGCCCATTTCGCCGATTCCGGCCGCGACGCCGTCGCGATCACAGTCAGCTTCGCCAGTTGCTTCGCTAGCTGAATGCCAATCGAGCCAACCCCGCCCGCGCCACCAATAATCAACACCGACTTGCCCGCATCCGCGCCCTGCGGCGATACGCCAAGCCGGTCGAACAACGCTTCCCACGCGGTGATCGCCGTCAGCGGCAAGGCGGCCGCATGCGTGAAATCGAGCGTCGCCGGCTTGCGACCGACAATGCGCTCATCAACCAGATGAAACTCGCTATTCGCGCCCGGCCGCGTGATGCTGCCCGCGTAGAACACCGGGTCGCCCACCTTGAACAAGGTCACGTCCGGCCCGACGGCTTCGACCGTGCCCGCCGCGTCCCAGCCGAGCACGCGCGGCGCCTTCTCGACCGTCTCCTTCGGCGCGCGAACCTTGGTGTCCACCGGGTTCACGGAAATCGCCTCCACCTTCACGAGCAGGTCGTGACCGGCGGGCTGCGGTTTGTCGAGTTCAATGTCGACAAGCGACTCGGGATTCTCGATGGGGAGATAACGGGTCAGGCCAATGGCTTTCATGACTGCTCCTTGATTCGTGTGACGTTTTTCCAGAGATTTCGAAGAGATCGGCGGGTAACGCATCCGAAGCGCCGCGCCAATCGCGTTGACTGAACTGTAGAAAATTCTTTACGCTGCGAAAACCAACGTAATGACTGAAACATCTTCTGGAATTTCCGAATAATCAATGGACCCGACTCCCCAGGCCTCAACCGATGAACGCGAGCGCCTCGATCTGCTCGACGTCGCGCTGTTCGTGCGCGCCGCGTTGCTCGCGAATGTGTCCGCGGCGGGACGCGAGTTCGGGCTGTCGCCCGCCGTCGCCAGCGCACGCATCGCCAGTCTCGAACGGCTGCTGGGCGCGCGCCTGCTGCACCGGACCACGCGCCGCGTCAGCCTCACGCAGGAAGGCGAAGTCTTCATGACACGCGCCGAGACGCTGCTCGACGCAGCCGCCGCCGCGCGCGCATCGGTTGGACGCGGCCAGGCCGAGCCGCAGGGACGGCTGCGCGTGTCGATGCCGTCGTCGTTTGGACGGCAGCATGTGTCGCCGGTGATTACGCAGTTTCTGCGCCGCTATCCGGGCGTGAGCGTCGATCTGCGGCTCACCGACAAGATCATCGATCTCGTCGATGCCGGCGTCGATGTCGGCATCCGGCTCGGCGCGCTGAAGGATTCGACGCTCATCGCGCGGCGGCTCGCGGCGAACCGGCGCGTGATCTGCTGCGCGCCGTCGTATCTGAAAGAGCACGGCACGCCGCATCATCCGTCCGATCTCGCGCAGCACGAATGCGTGATCCTCTCCGATCAGCGCGACTGGTCGTTCGTCACGCCAGCGGGACCGTTGACCGTGCGCGTCGGCGGGCGCCTGGCGACGGATAACGGCGAAGTGATCCGCGATGCGTTGCTGGCGGGATTCGGCATCGCGTTGAAATCGACATGGGATGTCGCGCCGTATCTGCGCAGCGGCGAACTGGTGACGGTGCTCGACGCGTATCCGCTCGGGGAAACGGTCGCGATCTGGGCTGTCTATCCGTCGCGCGCGTTCGTGCCGCCGAAAACGGTCGCGTTCATCGACTTCCTCGCCGCGCATTTCGGCGATCCGCCCTACTGGGACATCGAACTGGACCGCGAAGCGAGCCAAGGCGCGCGATCGTGATCTTGTTGCCGTGCTCGCTGCGCGCGTATCGGTTTGTGGATCAGCGACGCTTGCCTGTTTCGGCGGAATTCTCGTTGGCCTGCGCGTCATTCTGTGTGCGTTCCTGATAGTCGTCACCACCGCGCCGGTCGGTATCTTCCAGCCCGCGTTCGAGATCGCGATGCGCCTGCTTACCGACGCCGCGCGGCTCGTGCTCGTGTTGCGAATCCATGCTCTGATCCGCTTCATGGGGCAACGGCGCGGCCTGCTCGTTGAACGGACGCTTCGGCACGTTGGACTGGTCGTTGCCTTCGGGACGCGCGTTCTGCGCTTCGTGCTCGTCGCCCGTCGCATGTTGTTGCGATGTCTTCATGATCCTCTCCCTGATGTGCTCACGATGACGCTGATGCGTCTCGTGCGTGGCCGCTCCATGGAAGCAGCGGTCAATCGTGTTCCGCCATATCCAGCCTGCGCCGCATGGCGGCCGTGATGCGCTGCTTCGTCTTCGCGTAGTCGGCCCACGGGTCGCTTTTCAGCGTGTCGAGACGCTCGTGCAGATTCGCGATGTTCCATTGATCGCCCGCCGTCGTACCGGGCACTTCATCCCATGCGAGCGGCACCGACACGCCCAGCCCCGGCCGCGCGCGCAGCGAATACGCGCAGACGGTGCTCGAACCACGGTTGTTGCGCAGATAGTCGACAAAGATCTTGCCCTTGCGATTCTGTGCGCCCATCTTCGCGGCAAAGTGCTTCGGCAGCGCCGTCGCCATGTGTTGCGCGACGGCTTGCGTGAACACCTTCACCTCGTCCCAGCCGAGCTGCTTCACGATCGGCACAACGACGTGCAGTCCCTTGCCGCCGCTCGTCTTGCAAAACGACGCGAGGCCGAGTTCTTCAAGCAGTTCGCGCGTAAGCTGCGCCGCTTCGATCATCCGCTTCCAGCCGAGCGCCGGGTCCGGGTCGAGATCGAACACCATGCGGTCGGGTTTTTCGATGTTCGCGGCCACCGCGTTCCATGTATGCAGTTCGATCGTGCCCATCTGCGCGGCGCCGACCAGCGCCGCTTCGCTTTCGATGGTCAGCAGCGGCGGATGATCCGGGTCCAGCCCAGGATGCTGCGTGATGTTCGGAATCGCGAGTTTCTGGCTGTGTTTCTGGAAGAACAGCTCGCCGCCGATATCCTCCGGCGCGCGCACGAGCGCGACCGGGCGGTCCTTCAGAAACGGCAGCATCCACGACGCAACCGACGCGTAGTATTCGACAAGCTCGATCTTGCGCGCGCCAGTGCTCTTGTCGATCACGCGGTCTGGGTGCGAAATGCGCACGCCGGAAATCGTTGCCGTGGCGGCCTTGCTGGTCGATTTCGTCGCCGCCTTGCCTCGCGATTCCACGCCACTTGTCTTCGCACGCTTCGTCGCGGGCGTTGGCTCGGTATCCGCTGTTTTCGACGCGCGCTTTTTCGCCGTCGATGTCTTCGCCTGACCGGCGTTCATCTCTTCCGTCATCTGTTGCACGTCGGCTCCTTTGCCTGGCGCTTCGTGGACGATCTGCTTCGCGGGCTTGTCGCTGCGCAAGCTGACGAACGACGCCTGCCGCACGACGCCGTCACTCGTCCATTCCGCGAAGTTGCATTCGGCGACGAGTTCCGGCTTCACCCAATGCAC
The DNA window shown above is from Paraburkholderia sp. PGU19 and carries:
- a CDS encoding ATP-binding cassette domain-containing protein is translated as MTDAPLVHAQDLVRRDATRGQTLLHATSIAIHAGERIAITGPSGSGKSVFMRALALLDPLDSGEVLWRGKRIARATIPRYRRQVAYIRQRPALLDGTVEDNLRYPYTLRAYRDVRFDRARAAELASQAGRASDFLDRFASELSGGEAQIAALIRVLQLAPDVLLLDEPTASLDPESARAIEGLVRAWFDAAPQVRAWLWVSHDPAQAARVSNRHLTMRAGVLDDAQPNMPDTSDMSAHTGEKPR
- the fetB gene encoding iron export ABC transporter permease subunit FetB translates to MTLQNLSLWDVALAALLIVVNGAVSVLLKLDLERKLAWAAVRTVVQLLAIGYVLAWVFAYACWYVVLPLMIAMTLIAGFAGAGRGSRTYAGQRVDSILSIWASAWLVAAVGLFAVIRIRPWYEPQYAIPILGMILGNTLTGVSLGIERMTEELTARRDRVDMALALGATRWEAAQGPARQAVRAGMIPTLNQMAVVGVVSLPGMMTGQVLAGQSPLQAVRYQIVIMFLIAASSALGTVGAVLLTYRRLFSPEHRFLASRLVERRSKP
- a CDS encoding DUF6013 family protein, producing MSISVKLPAVSVVASIACATLALAALPAPAHAATPITVTSQAATDGPIRYTVKVTSKQFGNSQETRTIRSGESDDFTWKTVPPGGPVAADGDCPDLSSLPLDTNGAMIRQTQIRFAPVVAKDGTATVQMSFQAQTPKGTKAVSNNGKSLKCPNYTSVSQVLRFTMPTNGSTKTLTLSDGSQVAVSAKR
- a CDS encoding zinc-binding alcohol dehydrogenase family protein; this encodes MKAIGLTRYLPIENPESLVDIELDKPQPAGHDLLVKVEAISVNPVDTKVRAPKETVEKAPRVLGWDAAGTVEAVGPDVTLFKVGDPVFYAGSITRPGANSEFHLVDERIVGRKPATLDFTHAAALPLTAITAWEALFDRLGVSPQGADAGKSVLIIGGAGGVGSIGIQLAKQLAKLTVIATASRPESAKWAKELGADHIVDHFGDMPAQLKQIGFEQVDYVLMFNDTDRHFPAAAAVIKPQGGIATIVENARPVPVELLKAKSAAFHWEFMFTRSMFGTPDMIEQHKLLTEVARLIDAGTLRTTVGEDLGKINAANLRRAHQMLEEGRAIGKLVLSGF
- a CDS encoding LysR family transcriptional regulator produces the protein MDPTPQASTDERERLDLLDVALFVRAALLANVSAAGREFGLSPAVASARIASLERLLGARLLHRTTRRVSLTQEGEVFMTRAETLLDAAAAARASVGRGQAEPQGRLRVSMPSSFGRQHVSPVITQFLRRYPGVSVDLRLTDKIIDLVDAGVDVGIRLGALKDSTLIARRLAANRRVICCAPSYLKEHGTPHHPSDLAQHECVILSDQRDWSFVTPAGPLTVRVGGRLATDNGEVIRDALLAGFGIALKSTWDVAPYLRSGELVTVLDAYPLGETVAIWAVYPSRAFVPPKTVAFIDFLAAHFGDPPYWDIELDREASQGARS